One stretch of Streptomyces peucetius DNA includes these proteins:
- a CDS encoding GcvT family protein — translation MAGVHVPLLPLAHQYARTGPLPEHAGVNDPGTEASRPILRFQDRDLYFREHTDRIGIGSYAHKPLPVDPFTVPAYDDAPATPMRMPSSYPFTREDCDPSWEDCAWLMPALADSEVEEGFNGVFSFTPDGMPVLGEARSLRGFWLAEAVWVTHSAGVAKAVAEWMVDGRPSTDVHECDLTRFEDAQRSPAYVADRGTQQFVEVYDVLHPLQPMDRPRPLRVSPFYARQQELGAYFLEGGGWERPHWYEANAPLAEDVELPARDAWSARHWSPIAAAEAKATHEKVALYDMTPLRRLEVTGPGALAFLQRMTSNNLANKPGAVTYTLLLDERGGIRSDLTVARLAADRFQIGANSRADEDWLLRHAPDDVRIRDITSGTCCIGVWGPLARELVQPLTRDDFSHQGFGYFRARQSHIGHVPVTALRLSYVGELGWELYTSADLGLRLWDTLWEAGQEHGVIAAGRSAFNSLRLEKGYRAWGHDMTDEHNQYEAGVGFAVRLDKGDFVGRKALEKAGEVRRRLTALLLDDPAAVVLGKEPVYVDGAPAGYVTSASYGYTLGRCVVYAWLPPPAAGTAVHVEYFGEKVPATVADEPLFDPDMSRIRR, via the coding sequence ATGGCCGGCGTCCATGTACCGCTGCTGCCGCTCGCCCACCAGTACGCCAGGACGGGGCCGCTGCCGGAGCACGCCGGTGTGAACGACCCCGGCACGGAGGCTTCCCGGCCGATCCTGCGGTTCCAGGACCGCGACCTGTACTTCCGCGAGCACACGGACCGCATCGGCATCGGAAGCTACGCCCACAAGCCGCTGCCCGTCGACCCGTTCACCGTCCCCGCGTACGACGACGCGCCGGCCACGCCGATGCGAATGCCGTCGTCGTATCCGTTCACGAGGGAGGACTGCGACCCGAGCTGGGAGGACTGCGCCTGGCTGATGCCGGCTCTCGCGGACTCCGAGGTGGAGGAGGGCTTCAACGGTGTCTTCTCCTTCACTCCCGACGGCATGCCGGTCCTCGGCGAGGCCCGCTCGCTGCGCGGCTTCTGGCTCGCCGAGGCCGTCTGGGTGACGCACTCGGCGGGAGTGGCGAAGGCCGTCGCCGAGTGGATGGTCGACGGCCGGCCCTCGACGGACGTCCACGAGTGCGACCTCACCCGCTTCGAGGACGCCCAGCGCTCCCCCGCCTATGTGGCGGACCGCGGGACCCAGCAGTTCGTCGAGGTCTACGACGTGCTGCACCCGCTGCAGCCCATGGACCGGCCTCGGCCGCTGCGGGTCAGCCCCTTCTACGCGCGCCAGCAGGAGCTCGGGGCGTACTTCCTCGAGGGCGGCGGCTGGGAGCGTCCGCACTGGTACGAGGCGAACGCACCGCTCGCCGAGGACGTCGAACTGCCCGCGCGCGACGCCTGGTCGGCCCGCCACTGGTCGCCGATCGCCGCCGCGGAGGCGAAGGCCACCCACGAGAAGGTCGCCCTGTACGACATGACGCCGCTGCGCCGGCTGGAGGTCACCGGGCCCGGCGCACTCGCCTTCCTGCAGCGGATGACCAGCAACAACCTGGCCAACAAGCCCGGCGCGGTGACCTACACGCTGCTTCTCGACGAGAGGGGCGGTATCCGCTCCGACCTGACCGTGGCGCGGCTCGCCGCCGACCGGTTCCAGATCGGCGCCAACTCGCGCGCGGACGAGGACTGGCTGCTGCGGCACGCCCCGGACGACGTCCGGATCCGGGACATCACCTCCGGCACCTGCTGCATCGGTGTGTGGGGGCCGCTCGCCCGCGAGCTGGTGCAGCCGCTCACCCGCGACGACTTCTCGCACCAGGGCTTCGGCTACTTCCGGGCCCGGCAGTCCCACATCGGCCATGTGCCGGTCACCGCACTGCGGCTGAGTTACGTGGGCGAGCTGGGCTGGGAGCTGTACACCAGCGCCGATCTGGGCCTGCGGCTGTGGGACACCCTGTGGGAGGCCGGACAGGAGCACGGGGTGATCGCCGCCGGCCGGTCGGCGTTCAACAGCCTGCGGCTGGAGAAGGGCTACCGCGCCTGGGGCCACGACATGACCGACGAGCACAACCAGTACGAGGCGGGCGTCGGCTTCGCCGTCCGCCTGGACAAGGGCGACTTCGTGGGCCGCAAGGCCCTGGAGAAGGCGGGCGAGGTGCGGCGCAGACTGACCGCGTTGCTCCTCGACGACCCGGCGGCGGTCGTCCTCGGCAAGGAACCGGTGTACGTCGACGGCGCGCCGGCCGGTTATGTCACCAGCGCCTCGTACGGCTACACGCTGGGCCGCTGCGTCGTCTACGCCTGGCTGCCGCCGCCGGCGGCGGGCACCGCCGTGCACGTCGAGTACTTCGGCGAGAAGGTCCCGGCGACCGTCGCCGACGAGCCTTTGTTCGACCCGGACATGAGCCGCATCCGGCGCTAG
- a CDS encoding CBS domain-containing protein: MPTAREIMTPDATCVGARETVLDAAKMMTELGVGALPICGADERLKGMLTDRDIVVKVLGAGKDPAKVKAGDLAQGEVVTIGADDGAEEILRTMSRHKVRRLPVIDGHILVGIVAQADVARALPDPKVGDLIASIST, encoded by the coding sequence ATGCCCACCGCGCGCGAGATCATGACCCCGGACGCCACCTGTGTCGGCGCCAGGGAAACCGTCCTGGACGCAGCGAAGATGATGACCGAACTGGGCGTCGGCGCCCTGCCCATCTGCGGAGCCGACGAAAGGCTCAAGGGCATGCTCACCGACCGCGACATCGTCGTGAAGGTCCTCGGCGCAGGCAAGGATCCAGCCAAGGTCAAGGCCGGCGACCTCGCCCAGGGCGAAGTGGTGACCATTGGTGCCGACGACGGCGCCGAGGAGATCCTGCGGACCATGAGCCGGCACAAGGTCCGCCGTCTCCCGGTCATCGACGGCCACATCCTGGTGGGCATCGTCGCCCAGGCCGATGTGGCCCGCGCGCTGCCCGACCCCAAGGTCGGTGACCTGATCGCATCCATCTCCACCTGA
- a CDS encoding GTP-binding protein — protein sequence MSDGRLPVTVLSGFLGAGKTTLLNHVLGNREGLRVAVIVNDMSEINIDAALVRGGEAALSRTEERLVEMTNGCICCTLRDDLLEEVDRLAREGRFDHLLIESSGISEPMPVAATFAFPRDDGATLGDLARLDTMVTVVDAVNFLPELTEGDDLAERGLDQYEDDERTVSDLLMDQVEFADVIVVNKLDLVDTQDAVRLRAALTRLNPAARIVSATHGRVRPADILGTGLFDLERAQQAPGWVRELNGDHVPETEEYGISSTVYRAGRPFHPVRLWEFVTEGLDSGSFGQILRSKGFFRLAGRPRVTGLWSQAGSVARFEPSGACEPGTAQGQELVFIGTQLDVPALRAALDACLTADGEVARHDDPFPAWETFGIDEACEHEHHAAAVTGV from the coding sequence GTGAGCGATGGTCGCCTGCCGGTGACCGTCCTGTCGGGCTTCCTCGGCGCCGGCAAGACGACGCTGCTCAATCATGTCCTCGGCAACCGCGAGGGTCTGCGTGTCGCGGTGATCGTCAACGACATGAGCGAGATCAACATCGATGCCGCCCTGGTGAGAGGTGGTGAGGCCGCGCTGTCACGCACCGAGGAACGCCTGGTCGAGATGACCAACGGGTGCATCTGCTGCACCTTGAGGGACGACCTGCTCGAAGAGGTGGACCGACTGGCCCGGGAGGGGCGCTTCGACCACCTGCTGATCGAGTCGAGCGGTATTTCCGAACCGATGCCGGTCGCCGCGACGTTCGCGTTCCCGCGCGACGACGGCGCGACCCTGGGTGACCTGGCCCGGCTGGACACCATGGTCACCGTCGTGGACGCGGTCAACTTCCTGCCCGAGCTGACAGAGGGCGACGATCTCGCCGAACGCGGACTGGACCAGTACGAGGACGACGAACGCACCGTCAGCGACCTGCTGATGGACCAGGTCGAGTTCGCCGACGTCATCGTCGTCAACAAGCTCGACCTCGTCGACACGCAGGACGCGGTCCGGCTGCGTGCCGCGCTGACCCGCCTCAACCCGGCAGCCCGGATCGTCTCCGCCACCCATGGGCGGGTCCGCCCGGCGGACATCCTCGGCACGGGGCTGTTCGATCTCGAGCGGGCGCAGCAGGCGCCGGGCTGGGTGAGGGAACTCAACGGCGACCACGTCCCGGAGACCGAGGAGTACGGCATCTCGTCGACGGTCTACCGCGCGGGCCGGCCGTTCCACCCGGTCAGGCTGTGGGAGTTCGTCACCGAAGGACTCGACAGCGGCTCCTTCGGGCAGATCCTGCGGTCCAAAGGATTCTTCCGGCTGGCCGGCCGTCCCCGTGTGACCGGCTTGTGGTCGCAGGCCGGTTCGGTGGCCCGCTTCGAACCCTCCGGTGCCTGCGAACCGGGCACCGCCCAGGGGCAGGAACTGGTGTTCATCGGCACACAGCTCGATGTTCCCGCGCTGCGCGCCGCGCTCGACGCGTGTCTGACGGCCGACGGCGAAGTGGCCCGGCACGATGATCCCTTCCCCGCCTGGGAGACCTTCGGGATCGATGAAGCGTGCGAGCACGAGCACCACGCCGCCGCGGTGACGGGCGTGTGA
- a CDS encoding SMI1/KNR4 family protein translates to MGGADAGAESTVVSLTDVHDDAGSHVETSIHYSVRLPACEPEPLQGFDDLCQLGRDDAGEYGWGTLLGEYRRSRDGWLAEDVSLTGLLPIARNGGSDTLLLDLNPAAQGQLHAFVHAVPHPGYLGNHVFTTVAKDFNAYLDSLIVVPDMAEDTWADVADCDPSDPWRRTVEEWLDKELPDWRSEAWAATY, encoded by the coding sequence GTGGGTGGCGCCGACGCAGGCGCTGAATCCACTGTCGTCTCCCTCACCGACGTACATGACGATGCCGGGAGCCACGTAGAAACGAGCATTCACTACTCGGTCCGCCTCCCGGCTTGTGAACCGGAACCCCTCCAGGGCTTCGACGACCTCTGTCAGTTGGGCCGTGACGATGCCGGTGAATACGGCTGGGGCACTCTGCTGGGCGAGTACCGGCGCAGTCGCGACGGGTGGCTCGCCGAGGACGTCTCCCTGACCGGTCTACTGCCGATCGCCCGCAACGGCGGCAGCGACACCCTCCTCCTGGACCTGAACCCAGCTGCTCAGGGCCAGCTCCATGCGTTCGTCCACGCCGTTCCCCACCCGGGCTATCTGGGCAACCATGTCTTCACGACGGTGGCCAAGGACTTCAATGCGTACCTCGACAGCCTGATAGTCGTCCCTGACATGGCCGAGGACACATGGGCCGATGTCGCCGACTGCGATCCCTCGGATCCGTGGCGGAGGACTGTCGAGGAATGGCTGGACAAGGAACTTCCGGACTGGCGTTCTGAAGCCTGGGCAGCGACTTACTGA
- a CDS encoding PP2C family protein-serine/threonine phosphatase produces MRYVTVTALSHPGLVRDHNEDSLVVGPWTLCGTVTENPQTFVFPLGTPLVVAVADGIGGQPGGEVASALVVRHLASYGPSLDGEEAVRDVLNVCNEAVYAAADRDPSLTTMGTTVAGVVVLDESLLVFNVGDSRVLDASADDLRRLSVDDSPAPAPGQRTTSLVTQALGGAHRFSAVTPHVTTSPLSGAGRWLACTDGLTDPVPEESLGDLLRAHDGGRAAFEMWKSAVAAGGPDNITLALIGIGVDE; encoded by the coding sequence ATGCGGTATGTGACGGTGACCGCCCTGAGCCATCCCGGGCTGGTCCGCGACCACAACGAGGACAGCCTTGTCGTCGGCCCGTGGACGCTGTGCGGCACCGTGACCGAGAATCCGCAGACGTTCGTCTTCCCGCTCGGCACCCCGCTCGTCGTCGCGGTCGCCGACGGCATCGGCGGACAGCCGGGCGGCGAGGTGGCCAGCGCCCTGGTCGTCCGGCACCTGGCGTCGTACGGCCCTTCCCTCGACGGTGAGGAAGCCGTCCGCGACGTGCTGAACGTCTGCAACGAGGCGGTGTACGCGGCGGCCGACCGTGATCCGTCGCTGACCACCATGGGCACCACCGTCGCGGGCGTGGTCGTGCTGGACGAGTCGCTGCTGGTGTTCAACGTGGGCGACAGCAGAGTGCTCGACGCGTCCGCCGACGATCTGCGGCGGCTGAGCGTGGACGACAGCCCGGCGCCGGCGCCGGGGCAGCGCACCACGTCACTGGTCACACAGGCCCTCGGGGGCGCTCACCGGTTCAGCGCCGTCACCCCGCACGTCACGACGTCACCGCTCTCCGGAGCCGGTCGCTGGCTGGCGTGCACGGACGGCCTGACCGACCCGGTGCCGGAGGAGTCGCTCGGCGACCTGTTGCGCGCCCACGACGGTGGCAGGGCGGCCTTCGAAATGTGGAAGTCCGCCGTCGCAGCAGGGGGCCCCGACAACATCACGCTCGCGCTGATCGGCATCGGCGTCGACGAGTAG
- a CDS encoding sugar phosphate isomerase/epimerase family protein produces the protein MKITLDPYMFRALPIDEMVRTVAELGYEYIELSPREDFMPFFLHPRADDERVAELKSSLRTHGVKLSSVLPLYKWSSPDETERQAAVRYWKRMIEITADLGCPLMNSEFNGRPDRAAESEAAFWRSLEELLPLFEREGIALNLEAHPDDFCEENTPAVDLVRAINRPWVNYLYCAPHSFHLSGADPQADIAAMIRYAGDKLQHVHIADSFNHKGSSGLRYILNPPGTTARIHQHLDIGQGEVDWDAFFGTLRELNFDGVATACVFAWEERARESSSFMLDRIGKELAG, from the coding sequence ATGAAGATCACCCTTGACCCGTACATGTTCCGGGCGCTGCCCATCGACGAGATGGTCCGCACGGTCGCCGAACTCGGCTACGAATACATTGAGTTGTCGCCACGTGAGGACTTCATGCCGTTCTTCCTGCATCCGCGGGCGGACGACGAGCGCGTGGCCGAGCTGAAGAGCTCACTGCGCACGCACGGGGTGAAACTGTCCTCCGTGCTCCCGCTGTACAAGTGGTCCTCGCCGGACGAGACCGAGCGACAGGCCGCCGTGCGGTACTGGAAGCGGATGATCGAGATCACGGCCGACCTCGGATGTCCGCTGATGAACTCCGAGTTCAACGGCCGGCCGGACCGCGCCGCCGAGAGCGAGGCCGCCTTCTGGCGCTCGCTGGAGGAGCTGCTGCCACTCTTCGAACGCGAAGGCATCGCCCTCAACCTGGAGGCGCACCCGGACGACTTCTGCGAGGAGAACACCCCGGCGGTCGATCTCGTCCGCGCGATCAACCGGCCCTGGGTGAACTACCTGTACTGCGCCCCGCACTCCTTCCACCTCTCGGGCGCGGACCCGCAGGCCGACATCGCGGCGATGATCCGGTACGCGGGCGACAAGCTCCAGCACGTGCACATCGCCGACTCCTTCAACCACAAGGGGTCGTCGGGTCTGCGCTACATCCTCAACCCGCCGGGCACGACCGCCCGTATCCACCAGCACCTGGACATCGGCCAGGGCGAGGTCGACTGGGACGCCTTCTTCGGCACGCTGCGCGAGCTGAACTTCGACGGGGTCGCCACGGCCTGCGTCTTCGCCTGGGAGGAACGGGCGCGGGAGTCGTCGTCCTTCATGCTGGACCGCATCGGGAAGGAGCTCGCCGGCTGA
- a CDS encoding Gfo/Idh/MocA family protein, with the protein MTVRVGVIGAGWIGQEHIRRLTGTVTGARVTAVTDIDPARAEQAAARVGARVVADGAELIAADDVDAVLVTSWGATHAEHALGAIAAGKPVFCEKPLATTAEDCLRIVETEMEHGRRLVQVGFMRRYDAGYRQLKQVLDSGRIGEPLVVHCAHRNPTVPETYTSDMAALDTAVHEIDVLRWLLDDEIVSTQVVTPRATSRRFAHLKDPQIMLFETAKGVRIDLEVFVNCQYGYDIQCEAVGEEGLVRLPDPAAVGVRTAGRHSTEVLTDWVGRFADAFDTEFREWIAELAAGNEPSGPSAWDGYAATVITSATVEAIESGRVVATDMKPRPAFYGGTA; encoded by the coding sequence CAGGAGCACATCCGCCGGCTCACCGGCACCGTCACCGGCGCCCGGGTCACGGCGGTCACCGACATCGACCCCGCTCGCGCCGAGCAGGCCGCGGCCCGGGTCGGTGCCCGGGTCGTCGCCGACGGTGCCGAGCTGATCGCGGCGGACGACGTCGACGCGGTGCTCGTCACCTCCTGGGGCGCCACCCATGCCGAGCACGCGCTGGGCGCGATCGCCGCCGGCAAGCCGGTGTTCTGCGAGAAGCCGCTGGCCACCACGGCCGAGGACTGCCTAAGGATCGTCGAGACGGAGATGGAACACGGCCGCCGCCTGGTCCAGGTCGGCTTCATGCGCCGCTACGACGCCGGTTACCGGCAGCTGAAGCAGGTCCTCGACTCCGGCCGGATCGGCGAGCCGCTGGTGGTGCACTGCGCCCACCGCAACCCGACTGTGCCCGAGACGTACACCTCCGACATGGCCGCGCTGGACACGGCGGTGCACGAGATCGACGTCCTGCGCTGGCTGCTCGACGACGAGATCGTCTCGACCCAGGTCGTCACGCCGCGTGCCACGAGCAGGCGGTTCGCGCACCTGAAGGACCCGCAGATCATGCTGTTCGAGACCGCCAAGGGCGTCCGCATCGATCTCGAGGTCTTCGTCAACTGCCAGTACGGGTACGACATCCAGTGCGAGGCTGTCGGCGAGGAGGGCCTGGTCCGGCTGCCCGACCCGGCCGCGGTCGGCGTGCGTACTGCGGGCCGGCACAGCACGGAGGTCCTCACGGACTGGGTGGGCCGGTTCGCGGACGCCTTCGACACCGAGTTCCGCGAGTGGATCGCGGAACTCGCGGCGGGCAACGAGCCCAGCGGTCCCTCCGCCTGGGACGGCTACGCCGCGACCGTCATCACCAGCGCGACCGTCGAGGCCATTGAGTCGGGCCGCGTCGTCGCCACGGACATGAAGCCCCGGCCCGCCTTCTACGGAGGCACCGCATGA
- a CDS encoding class I SAM-dependent methyltransferase — protein sequence MSVAPEKFDTAMTAWQEWQDAPWGRLRYAVAEANLARRLGDDGGPLRILDLAGGDGGDAIRLAGRGHHVTVVDYAPAMLAAASERASAAGLTELITCVQTDATALPAEIADGAFDVVLCHNLLQYVDDVPGVLAAALAPLRHGGLFSVMAINRHSAALNVAVRDMDPAAALGALDAAQARTRMFDSALRLHTAEEIVPVLRGLGCRDVEHCGIRSFCDYITDDSRKYDPAFYADLERLELAATARPPYMHTARLFQLTA from the coding sequence ATGTCTGTAGCTCCCGAGAAGTTCGACACCGCGATGACAGCCTGGCAGGAATGGCAGGACGCCCCTTGGGGCCGCCTCCGCTATGCGGTCGCCGAGGCAAACCTCGCCCGTCGACTCGGCGACGACGGCGGCCCGTTGCGCATACTCGACCTCGCCGGCGGTGACGGCGGCGACGCCATCCGCCTCGCGGGCCGCGGCCATCACGTCACCGTCGTCGACTACGCCCCCGCCATGCTCGCCGCCGCGTCCGAGCGGGCCTCGGCGGCCGGTCTGACGGAGCTGATCACCTGCGTGCAGACCGACGCGACGGCTCTGCCCGCCGAAATCGCCGACGGAGCGTTCGACGTGGTGCTGTGCCACAACCTCCTCCAGTACGTGGACGACGTGCCGGGCGTGCTCGCCGCCGCCCTTGCCCCGCTGAGGCACGGCGGGCTGTTCTCGGTGATGGCGATCAACCGGCACTCGGCCGCCCTGAACGTCGCCGTTCGCGACATGGACCCCGCCGCCGCGCTGGGCGCGCTCGACGCGGCCCAGGCACGGACCCGGATGTTCGACTCAGCGCTGAGGCTTCACACGGCCGAGGAGATCGTCCCCGTCCTGCGGGGCCTCGGCTGCAGGGACGTGGAGCACTGCGGCATCCGCAGTTTCTGCGACTACATCACCGACGACTCGCGGAAGTACGACCCGGCGTTCTACGCCGATCTCGAGCGGCTGGAGCTCGCCGCCACCGCGCGTCCGCCGTACATGCACACCGCCCGGCTGTTCCAGCTGACGGCGTGA
- a CDS encoding oxidoreductase C-terminal domain-containing protein: MDAGHAADVLAGRTVEHVRPLPYFWSDQYGARIQFAGRRREGDTVRVAEGSTDEGSFLALYERDGSTTGVLAVDRPRPFLRVRRELTRTTRPAPAL, translated from the coding sequence ATGGACGCCGGCCATGCGGCCGACGTGCTGGCCGGGCGCACCGTCGAACACGTACGCCCGCTGCCCTACTTCTGGTCCGACCAGTACGGGGCCCGCATCCAGTTCGCGGGACGGCGCCGCGAAGGGGACACCGTACGCGTCGCCGAGGGCTCCACGGACGAGGGCAGTTTCCTCGCACTGTACGAGCGTGACGGGTCCACGACAGGGGTGCTCGCCGTCGACCGGCCCCGCCCCTTCCTGCGCGTCCGCCGCGAACTCACCCGCACGACCCGTCCGGCACCGGCCCTTTGA
- the rpmF gene encoding 50S ribosomal protein L32 — translation MAVPKRKMSRSNTRHRRAQWKATTPQLVPVTVDGTSYLVPQRLAKAYERGLLRPEG, via the coding sequence ATGGCTGTCCCGAAACGCAAGATGTCCCGCAGCAACACCCGCCACCGCCGTGCGCAGTGGAAGGCGACAACACCTCAGCTGGTGCCTGTCACGGTCGACGGCACGTCGTACCTGGTGCCGCAGCGGCTGGCCAAGGCGTACGAGCGTGGCCTGCTGCGACCGGAAGGGTGA
- a CDS encoding CapA family protein has translation MVTLFLCGDVMLGRGVDQILPHPGDPELREDYVRDARAYVELAETANGPIPRPVDFSWPWGDALQVLDEAAPDARVVNLETSVTRHDTFAAGRYIHYRMNPANLPCLAVARPDVCALANNHVLDFGHRGLEETLDALAGAGLRTAGAGRNAHEARRPAIVPVDGDRRILVFSFGMTSSGVPQQWAATGPRGGVHFVAGPSKAAAAGTAGRVQQVKRPGDLVVASVHWGSNWGYPVSRDQVAFAHALIDGGVDVVHGHSSHHPRPLEVYRGKLILYGCGDFIDDYEGITGYEEYRDDLRPLYLVSVDPDTGRLADVRITPLQARRMRLRHASWEDSHWLRALFDRIGHGFHPGADSAPEGTFVLRPS, from the coding sequence ATGGTCACTTTGTTCCTCTGCGGCGATGTCATGCTCGGCCGGGGTGTCGACCAGATCCTTCCGCACCCCGGTGACCCCGAGCTGCGGGAGGACTACGTACGGGACGCCCGGGCCTATGTCGAGCTGGCGGAGACGGCGAACGGCCCCATTCCCCGTCCCGTCGACTTCTCGTGGCCATGGGGCGACGCGCTGCAGGTGCTGGACGAAGCCGCGCCCGACGCGCGAGTGGTCAATCTGGAGACCAGCGTCACGCGACACGACACCTTCGCCGCCGGCCGGTACATCCACTACCGGATGAACCCCGCCAACCTCCCTTGCCTGGCAGTTGCCCGCCCCGACGTCTGCGCGCTGGCCAACAACCACGTCCTGGACTTCGGCCACCGCGGACTGGAGGAGACGCTCGACGCCTTGGCGGGCGCGGGTCTGCGCACGGCCGGGGCGGGGCGGAACGCCCACGAGGCGAGGCGTCCGGCGATCGTCCCCGTGGACGGCGACCGCAGGATCCTCGTCTTCTCCTTCGGGATGACCTCCAGCGGCGTCCCACAGCAGTGGGCCGCGACGGGACCCCGGGGCGGCGTCCATTTCGTGGCAGGGCCGTCGAAGGCCGCCGCGGCCGGGACGGCCGGCCGGGTACAGCAGGTGAAGCGGCCCGGTGACCTCGTCGTGGCGTCGGTCCACTGGGGTTCCAACTGGGGCTACCCCGTCTCCCGTGACCAGGTCGCCTTCGCGCATGCGCTGATCGACGGCGGCGTGGACGTCGTGCACGGGCACTCCTCGCACCATCCCCGGCCCCTGGAGGTCTACCGGGGGAAGCTCATCCTCTACGGGTGCGGCGACTTCATCGACGACTACGAGGGCATCACGGGCTACGAGGAGTACCGGGACGACCTGCGGCCGCTGTATCTCGTCTCGGTGGATCCGGACACCGGCAGGCTCGCCGATGTGCGGATCACTCCCTTGCAGGCCCGGCGGATGAGGCTGCGGCACGCCTCCTGGGAGGACTCCCACTGGCTGCGCGCGCTCTTCGACCGGATCGGCCACGGCTTCCACCCGGGCGCCGACTCCGCTCCCGAGGGCACGTTCGTTCTCCGCCCGTCATGA
- a CDS encoding DUF899 domain-containing protein, whose amino-acid sequence MKTPPIVTPREWEAAREQLLVKEKELTRARDALAAMRRRMPWTAVDKEYGFDGPEGRASLPDLFEGRRQLIVYRAFFEPGVSGWPDHACVGCSMVADHVAHLAHLNARDTTLVFASRAPQPDIGRLKARMGWTMPWYTMTDEFDADFGVDEWHGTNAFIRDGDSVFRTYFVNNRGDEALGTTWSYLDMTALGRQEEWEDSPEGYPRTPPYDWWNWHDAYDGDAEPPQG is encoded by the coding sequence ATGAAGACACCGCCGATCGTCACCCCGCGCGAGTGGGAAGCCGCGCGCGAGCAGCTGCTCGTGAAGGAGAAGGAACTGACCCGTGCCCGGGACGCGCTGGCCGCGATGCGCCGGCGCATGCCGTGGACGGCCGTGGACAAGGAATACGGGTTCGACGGGCCCGAAGGCAGGGCGAGCCTGCCCGACCTGTTCGAGGGCCGTCGCCAGCTGATCGTCTACCGTGCCTTCTTCGAGCCCGGAGTCTCCGGCTGGCCCGACCACGCGTGCGTCGGCTGCTCCATGGTGGCCGATCACGTCGCCCACCTCGCCCATCTGAACGCCCGCGACACCACTCTCGTCTTCGCCTCGCGCGCACCGCAGCCGGACATCGGGCGGTTGAAGGCGCGGATGGGCTGGACGATGCCCTGGTACACCATGACCGACGAGTTCGACGCCGACTTCGGCGTGGACGAGTGGCACGGCACGAACGCGTTCATCCGCGACGGCGACAGCGTGTTCCGCACCTACTTCGTCAACAACCGCGGCGACGAAGCGTTGGGGACCACATGGAGCTACCTCGACATGACCGCGCTCGGACGGCAGGAGGAATGGGAGGACTCGCCGGAGGGATACCCCCGGACCCCGCCCTACGACTGGTGGAACTGGCACGACGCGTACGACGGTGACGCCGAGCCGCCGCAGGGATAG
- a CDS encoding VOC family protein, with translation MNTHDRNILARSRVATRLPAQDLDRARRFYSEALGLDPVDERPGGLLYRCGGVDFVVFRSHGTSPGTFTQMAWEVDDIETVVSELKRRGVAFEDVDVPGFRTEDGIAEIEGNYPSKGARGERGAWFRDSEGNMLGIGEPVA, from the coding sequence ATGAACACACACGACAGGAACATCCTCGCCCGCTCACGCGTGGCGACCAGGCTGCCGGCTCAGGACCTGGACCGGGCGCGACGCTTCTACTCCGAAGCGCTCGGTCTGGACCCCGTCGACGAACGGCCCGGTGGGCTGCTGTACCGGTGCGGGGGCGTGGATTTCGTGGTGTTCAGGTCACATGGCACCTCGCCCGGCACCTTCACCCAGATGGCGTGGGAGGTCGACGACATCGAGACGGTCGTATCGGAGCTCAAGCGCCGGGGTGTGGCGTTCGAGGACGTCGACGTGCCCGGTTTCCGGACGGAGGACGGCATCGCCGAGATCGAGGGCAACTACCCCAGCAAGGGCGCACGGGGTGAACGCGGCGCCTGGTTCCGGGACAGCGAGGGAAACATGCTGGGCATCGGCGAGCCGGTGGCGTGA